From the Xiphophorus hellerii strain 12219 chromosome 20, Xiphophorus_hellerii-4.1, whole genome shotgun sequence genome, the window GCCACACgctttctaaatgttttcaaaaactgaGGCGGCATGGCGGCTTGTAAGCAATGCCTCTCGGGCCAGTTCACCACCGGCTTAAGGTGTGCGTACAACACATCTAGGGTGTCACTAAAGATGTCAGACAGTGTTTTGTGTGACACATTAAAAAGGTGGCAAAGATGCTGAACAGGCAGATCGAGTCTAAGGCGCATCAGTGTAAGTACAAGCATTTGAAATTGTGACAGTTTTCTTGATGCTGGCAGAAAAGGCATAACGGTGTTAAACAACGACAACAAGACGGCAAAGCAAGGAAGTCCTGTGTAATATGTGACCTTTTTTGTGTCGTCCTTAAAAAAACTTTCGGCCAGCTGTTGTTTGTTGAGCTCGGACCTGAGCTCCCTGTTCTCCTGTAACAGACGGTCTACTTCTGCCATCCTCTCTTCACACAGCTGACATTTGATTTGTTGCCTTTTTGCTGCTGGTTCATGTTGGTCTTCCTGACCTGCAGCCTCACAGAGCTCCTCTCCAGCTGGATCCTCTTCTATAGTTAGCACTGCAGCGTGTTTATTATTTGGCTCTTCTGGGGTTTCTGATGGAGTCTCTGGAACCTGCTTCTCCACTTGTCGATCCGACACGTCCGTCGCTGCACCGCTGCAGTGCCTCTTTAACCGACGGGAACGTCCGTCTGATTTCGACATATTTAAGGGGGGGCTCATCAACAGAGTTGGAACCCAGTCTGGATTCTGCTCATCCATTTCATATGAAGGTTTGCCTTCAGGAGGACATATGAGAACACAGATCAGTGTTACTACTGTAAAACTGCCAACACTAGAGCAATTTAagcagtttatttcatttaatgttaattttactgaTACTGCGCTTTAAAAACAGCTAttaactgcaccaaagtgctgtacgGTATTCATAAAAAACCACCGATAGAAACACATTGGAATACAACACACGTTacatacaatatatatatatatataaaccagGTCGTGTTTACCATCTATGAGCTAAACATGAACTAACCGTGAGCACTCAAACAACAAAGCGAATTTAGACACTCACCAGAATGGAAATGTTTGGAACAAACTTGTATGTATCTTGGAATGTTGGAGAAGTTTATATCAGGACGTTTCACCGCTGATATCCAGGCCAGTCGTCTTCTTTTGGTTAGCTCAGATACATGTTCTCCCTCCCGTTGTTTCCAGGCAGGGAAACAATGAAACGAAAGTCCGTTTTCTATCTTTTTGCCACTGCGGTCGTGTGACCGGACGTTACAGCCAACAACACAACAG encodes:
- the LOC116711191 gene encoding uncharacterized protein LOC116711191; this encodes MVRTCCVVGCNVRSHDRSGKKIENGLSFHCFPAWKQREGEHVSELTKRRRLAWISAVKRPDINFSNIPRYIQVCSKHFHSGKPSYEMDEQNPDWVPTLLMSPPLNMSKSDGRSRRLKRHCSGAATDVSDRQVEKQVPETPSETPEEPNNKHAAVLTIEEDPAGEELCEAAGQEDQHEPAAKRQQIKCQLCEERMAEVDRLLQENRELRSELNKQQLAESFFKDDTKKVTYYTGLPCFAVLLSLFNTVMPFLPASRKLSQFQMLVLTLMRLRLDLPVQHLCHLFNVSHKTLSDIFSDTLDVLYAHLKPVVNWPERHCLQAAMPPQFLKTFRKRVAIIVDCFEIGTEKPSNLKARAQSFSQHKGRHTMKYLIGITPHGSISFISNGWGGRASDKHIAENCGLLSNLLPGDIVLAGRGFDIKDGVGMMCAEVRMPSFTRGRGQLYAKDVEDTQAVAHLRIRVNRVIGCMRNKFKVLHGTVPVSLLLTCEGEETTLLDKIVYVCCSLVNMVVKPNSKNTSTC